The following are from one region of the Salvia hispanica cultivar TCC Black 2014 chromosome 1, UniMelb_Shisp_WGS_1.0, whole genome shotgun sequence genome:
- the LOC125202399 gene encoding cinnamoyl-CoA reductase 1-like produces MAKNGMSVCVTGAGGYVASWLINLLLSQGYTVHGTVRNPDDAKNAHLLSFENAAEKLRLIKADLLDFDSILAAVKGCNGLFHVASPASSASVPNPQVEIVEPAVKGTLNVLKACSEANVSRVVVVSSCVAVVMNPNWPKDKVLDESCWSDTEFCKRTNNWYHFSKTLAESEARKYAETNGLDLITLCPSIVLGPMLQPTPNLSSIFLLNFLKEGYEVTENSVRAIVDVRDVAEAIKLVYETPQARGRYICTSHMISIEDLVQTVKEIYPNYDYPKRYKEGKDTPQLSSEKLQGLGWKYKPLKETLFDSVENYKKKGLINS; encoded by the exons ATGGCAAAGAATGGTATGAGTGTTTGTGTAACCGGCGCCGGAGGTTACGTAGCATCTTGGCTCATcaatcttcttctctctcaaggCTACACCGTTCACGGCACCGTTAGAAATCCCG ATGATGCCAAAAATGCTCATTTGCTGAGCTTTGAGAATGCAGCTGAAAAGCTGAGACTCATCAAAGCAGACTTACTAGATTTTGACTCCATTCTCGCTGCAGTCAAAGGGTGTAATGGTCTTTTCCACGTCGCCAGCCCTGCTTCTTCTGCATCGGTACCCAATCCTCAG GTGGAAATTGTTGAGCCGGCAGTGAAGGGCACTCTCAATGTCCTAAAAGCATGCTCAGAGGCAAACGTGAGTCGTGTCGTGGTTGTGTCGTCGTGTGTTGCGGTCGTGATGAACCCCAACTGGCCTAAGGATAAAGTTTTGGATGAGAGTTGTTGGTCCGATACAGAATTCTGCAAGAGAACTAAT AATTGGTATCATTTCTCAAAAACATTAGCCGAGTCTGAGGCTCGAAAATATGCAGAGACTAACGGGCTCGACTTAATCACCTTGTGCCCGAGCATTGTCCTTGGCCCAATGCTGCAGCCTACACCAAATTTAAGCAGTATATTCCTCCTAAACTTTTTGAAag AAGGGTACGAGGTAACTGAGAACAGCGTACGTGCAATAGTAGATGTGCGTGACGTGGCTGAAGCAATCAAACTAGTATACGAGACACCTCAAGCTCGAGGTCGATACATATGCACTTCTCACATGATCAGCATTGAGGATTTGGTCCAAACTGTTAAGGAAATCTATCCTAACTATGACTATCCCAAGAG GTACAAAGAAGGTAAGGACACACCGCAGTTGAGTTCGGAAAAACTGCAAGGACTTGGATGGAAATATAAGCCATTGAAAGAAACTCTTTTCGATTCTGTTGAGAATTACAAGAAAAAAGGTCTTATCAATTCATGA
- the LOC125198235 gene encoding (2Z,6Z)-farnesyl diphosphate synthase CPT6, chloroplastic-like, with amino-acid sequence MSSLNPCRATKTTTGEWPSSARENGVIRLRGELNQEFMPKHVALIMDGNGRWAKNKGLAVQEGHKSGRINLKYLTYNCSNLGIKMLTAYAFSTENWNRSKMEVAFLMTTFEEFIQSLVEDLMARHDIRFSAIGEKSRLSKSLQCVISRAEEMSRSNKGLHFVMAMSYSGRNDVVEAAKNIAAKVECGIVETNEIDEAMLEQELMTNIGEFPNPDLLIRTSGELRLSNFLLWQLVYSQFYFSDKLFPDFGEKDLLKAIASYQSRASAGFESDWK; translated from the exons ATGTCTTCATTGAACCCTTGCCGTGCTACAAAAACAACCACCGGAGAGTGGCCCAGCAGTGCTCGTGAGAATGGGGTGATCCGATTGCGTGGAGAGCTGAATCAAGAATTCATGCCCAAACACGTGGCTCTTATAATGGACGGAAATGGAAGGTGGGCGAAGAACAAAGGGCTTGCAGTTCAAGAAGGTCATAAAAGTGGTCGCATCAATTTGAAATACCTTACTTACAACTGCTCCAATCTTGGAATAAAGATGCTCACTGCCTATGCTTTCTCAACTGAGAATTGGAATCGCTCTAAA ATGGAAGTTGCATTCTTGATGACAACTTTCGAAGAGTTCATACAATCACTAGTGGAAGACCTCATGGCACG ACATGATATTCGATTTTCCGCAATCGGGGAGAAATCGAGGCTGTCAAAGTCTCTACAATGTGTAATATCTAGAGCTGAGGAGATGAGTCGAAGTAACAAAGGGTTGCATTTTGTAATGGCAATGAGCTATAGCGGGCGGAACGACGTCGTTGAGGCAGCCAAAAACATAGCGGCGAAAGTAGAATGTGGGATTGTAGAAACAAATGAGATCGACGAAGCAATGTTGGAACAAGAATTGATGACCAACATCGGAGAGTTCCCAAACCCTGATTTGTTGATAAGGACAAGCGGTGAACTCAGGCTTAGCAACTTCCTTCTGTGGCAGTTGGTCTATTcacaattctatttttcagaTAAATTATTTCCTGATTTTGGAGAAAAAGATCTTCTTAAAGCGATTGCTTCTTACCAGTCTAGGGCCAGCGCAGGTTTTGAATCCGACTGGAAATAA
- the LOC125198225 gene encoding cis-prenyltransferase 7, chloroplastic-like — protein sequence MIGDKSSLPVSLLSSISWAEETSKCNKGMNLVMAANYSGRDDVIQATKRLTAKVEGGILRATDIDEAMLEQELMTNAVEFPNADLLIRTSGELTISGFLLWQLAYTEFYFAEKLFPDFGEDDLRQALASYGCRQRRYGQRKN from the coding sequence ATGATTGGGGACAAATCAAGCCTGCCGGTATCTCTACTGTCGTCGATATCTTGGGCTGAAGAGACTAGCAAATGTAACAAAGGAATGAATTTGGTTATGGCGGCGAACTACAGCGGCCGCGATGACGTCATACAGGCCACCAAAAGGCTCACCGCCAAAGTAGAAGGAGGGATTCTACGAGCCACGGACATCGATGAAGCCATGTTGGAACAAGAGCTGATGACCAACGCCGTTGAATTCCCAAACGCGGACCTATTGATTAGGACAAGCGGTGAGCTCACAATCAGCGGCTTCCTTTTGTGGCAGTTGGCCTATACAGAATTCTACTTTGCAGAGAAATTGTTTCCTGATTTTGGTGAAGATGATCTTCGCCAAGCACTTGCTTCTTATGGTTGCCGGCAGAGACGCTACGGCCAGCGgaagaattaa
- the LOC125198245 gene encoding (2Z,6Z)-farnesyl diphosphate synthase CPT6, chloroplastic-like — protein MPRACLAGATVSANAVKKAVEEALMPKHVAIIMDGNGKWARDRKLVVGDGFRADGSGLNDEIYRKLHTNRCQGAYNKLETKSKLPVSLQSSISWAEETSKCNKGMNLVMAANYSGRDNVVQATKRITAKVEGGILRATDIDEVMFEQELMTNAVEFPNPDLLIRTSGDLTISGFLLWQLAYTEFYFADKLFPDFGEDDLLQALASYGCRQRRYSHRKN, from the exons ATGCCTAGGGCGTGTTTGGCGGGTGCCACAGTTTCAGCGAATGCGGTGAAAAAAGCAGTTGAAGAAGCGTTAATGCCCAAACATGTCGCTATAATCatggacggaaatggaaagtGGGCTAGAGATAGAAAGTTGGTTGTTGGAGACGGCTTCAGAGCCG ATGGAAGTGGACTTAATGATGAGATTTACAGAAAATTACATACGAACAGATGTCAAGGAGCTTATAACAag TTGGagacaaaatcaaaactacCAGTATCTCTACAGTCGTCGATTTCTTGGGCTGAGGAGACTAGCAAATGTAACAAAGGAATGAATTTGGTAATGGCGGCGAACTACAGCGGCCGCGACAATGTCGTACAGGCCACCAAAAGGATCACCGCCAAAGTAGAAGGAGGGATTCTAAGAGCCACGGACATCGACGAAGTCATGTTCGAACAAGAACTGATGACCAACGCCGTCGAATTCCCAAACCCTGACTTGTTGATTAGGACAAGCGGTGATCTCACAATCAGTGGCTTCCTTCTATGGCAGTTGGCCTATACAGAATTCTACTTTGCAGATAAATTGTTTCCTGATTTTGGTGAAGATGATCTTCTCCAAGCACTTGCTTCTTACGGTTGCAGGCAGAGACGCTACAGCCATCGgaagaattaa